The window AGGCACACGGAGGAGGAAAACTATTAGGGGTAGCCATTTGGATCCTGGAGGCAATCCCAGGGAGTATTAAGACGTTAACCCTGGCCAAGTCACTTGTCTCTCTCAGTTACTATGCTGATAGAGTGGGGAAAGGATGCAGTCGcaagggggtgggggtggaggggacCCAGGAGGCTGGTTGGGGCTTCAGGTCGGCTGGCGCTTCCAGATCCAATAGAGCCTGACTCGGATGGGGGGATGGTTGTCAAGAATCTCCCAGGCTGGGCTAAAAAGAGCCTCAATGCCACAACAAAGGAGGAAGAGATTGTGCCATTCATAACTAGACGGAAAGGTTTCACTGAACGATAACGGCGGGAAAGtattgaaaattaaattaatatcagTGAAAATCGAAAGAGCAAAATCACACGTGTGATTCTTTTAATTTCCAACATCTTTACACCATCTGAAGAAGTGCTAAAaaagtagagttttcattgaaatgGTTAATATAAAGTGTATGGATTCCATTAAAGCAATGATATTTCTACCTTAAACATCATAGAGCTGCTGGGTTCGGGGGTCTAGGATACCTTCTGCCTCGTCTGCTTCTTCAAAAAATATCAGTTGTTTGCTTTTATGGTTCAATTTTGcagtttttactattttcttttgcaatatttctttgGTCAGCCGTTTCTCTGTCGTCATGAAAGTTGGCGGACTGTAATAAAACACCAGATGGAAATATGACTTTATCCTTCTGTCCCTTAATAATGAtgcatgttttatgttattgATATATCAGAATATTGTCAATATGCTCCGTTTGGTGGAAATTCGTCTCATACACACGAACAGATAAATGCCGTTGACCTCAAATAGCCGCGTTTGATATCTGCCAATAAAAATGACTCCTCTGTGGTATCTCTTAGATGACCAACCCCCCGTTATCCCCATGAATACTCTATCTAGTTTTCCTTTGAAGCTCTGGGACCCTGCAGAGTGACATGCGACAGAGGAACTGGTAGAAAACCAAGGAAGTGAGCCTGGCAATAGACTTGTAAAAGAGCCTGCAACAACTGCAAGCAGCATGGGGTACAAACAGCACTGGGTTGACCTCAAACAAAGTGCGGAGGGGGGCACGGAGATGTGCAAGATATCAGAGGGGAAAGAGGATGGCtgctatatttatatatatatatatatattaataggCGTCCTGTTTGTGCAGTCAGGTGTTCatggtttattatttttgtgccCATATAGGATCCGCTGTCTCGTCCGTCCGCGTCCATTAACCattttctccccctctcctctccttgccCTACATTCTCCAGGCAGAAGGCGAAGCTGATCCGAAGGTGAaaaacatcctcctcctcctcctcctcctcctcctcctcctcttctctcccgGCTGAACATCTGTCTCCGTGGTGTTGGCTGCAGCACCGATTCTGACACCTCCAGATGGAGAGCCCGCTGGGAGCGCTGAGGTATTACCTACAGAGATGGCAGGGATCACACCTCTGGAATGAAGTCCCACACTTGTTTTCCGCACcgtccccctttttttttgtcgttGAATCCGTCACTATTCACCATATCGATCGTCACCTCCCCGGTCCTTGGCCTTGTGACTCATCTGAAGAGGAAGCTtttggcttttaaaaaaaaaaaatgcatgacaACAAACCTCTCAAGCCTTTTCTAATTTACAGTAATGGGCCGTATGGTATTTCAACTGTAACTTCTATTCGTGGAACCgtattaatttttaatatagTTGTGAGAGAAGTGCACACTCATGCAGATATATTTCAAATGATTACCGATTTCCATTTCCTAGAAACATGTTCTTCAGAGAGCAGTTTTTAGTTTGCACAAACTAGAACATTGATGAAACggcacattaaaaacaatacctgcaaaaaaaaaaaatctaaagtaTGAGCGGCCTAGAGTCGACTTCTCCGAGCCACTCTGGTGTCTTGACAGATTGACTCCGCATTCATTTGTGCCTGAACTCTGTGTGAACCTCAGCTTTAGGAAAAAAGGGCACCGACAGGCCAGTGCTGCTGGggcagaaagtgtgtgtgtgtgcaaacctAACACCCAGTGCAAATATTGAAACTGCTGCTTCCCCCTTTAAAGCATCAGATGAAACTAGGTGGTCAGGTCCGGCAAACGTTTAGCTAAAGGTGAAGCCAGAAGAAGCACCGAGATGTTAAAttaccagtttttttttagaaggaAAAAAGGTAAGATGTCTAATAAAAAAACCAGTTGAACtggaaaaatgatgtaaaaatacaaaggGATGTCATTGCAACCTGTGTCAGCTGTGTGTCCGAGCAGAATTTGGGTAACAAATCAAGGGTGAGACCTGGCTCCCTGGAGTTTGTTGTCATGTTTAGAGCCCCTGGAGGTATTTGGAGGTGAAAAGGTCACTGGGAACCACCCCATGTGTTGTGAAAGATTCCTCTTGTCACATTATGCAAGAGGGGACTTTGGTGAGACTATTAATGGAAGGtaatatagaaaaaaagaagtttgtgGTGTGATTCAAAAACATtcagatttattatttattatacattatatttatttaaaaatgtcaaagtgaatAAATTCTGTTTCAAAATTAAAAGTTTGGGTTGATTAGAGACAGCAAACACTTTGAAACcactttctttattttcattttatagacTTTATTAAGCTAAATCATCTCAACAATTGTTGGAAAATACCCTGTAAATAAATAGTGCAAACGATGACACTTGAGTGCcccaacacaaaaacacagcatgGACTCATAGGaagattacaaaaaaaaaaatacaagagcGGATGAAAGACATCCGTTCAAAGACAAAAGTTTTCTCAGCATCCAAATCAGTAACCAACGCACTATAAGCACATAAGCAGAGGCAGACATACCCTGTATACTTCACAAGTCCACAagaatgtttccattttattctggtgaaacttgagggagagagagatgtggaaATCTGCTCAAGTCCCCAcagtcttatttatttttaagaaaaaagtcATGGTTCACAGTCTTTCCCCTTGGACTTTGGGGAGGTTTCAGGGCCTGAGAGTTTCTCCACAGATGCGGGACCGGTCAACAAAACGCAGCCCAGTTTCTCgcgtttcttctgtttcatcctGCGGTTCTGAAACCAGATTTTCACCTGCGTCTCGTTGAGCTCCAGACTGGCGGCCACTTCCACCCGCCGTGCCCGCGTCAGGTATTTATTGAAGTGGAACTCTTTCTCCAGCTCGGTCAGCTGCTTGGTGGTGAAGTTGGTGCGGATCACGTTGTGCTGGCCGGGAACCCCGAACTCTGACAGGACAGCTGTGggtggaggggaaaaaatggatgaatggatgatgaagaagaagaagaaaaaaaagaaagtcatgGAACTAATGTATGTCTTTTAGATGTGAATGAAAAATGTGAGAATGAACAGAAGAATGCGCAAAACGTTAGttgccaaatacatttttcagaaCAATTTAAAACGCTTAGGCCTCATTATGTCAACTGGGTTGTGTTTTTACGCACAGTTCGCGCGCTGTGAGCCAATATTAGCTTCACATGACTTCTCTAAATTGCACGTCTGAGCTCTATAACTCAAACTTTGTCTTGAGGATGAACAAACCTGTTTTAGGAGGATTTCTCTTCACTTTCATCCAGTCGAATGTTTTAGAAGTTTCCTCCACATGGTCCAAATCTTTCTCCTTGTTTTGGGGCGGCAACCTCGTGTAAACACTTTCTGAATATTCTTGCTGCCTCTGATCTCCAAAATGTAGATACTGGCTGCCTGTTGCAACTCCAGGCCCGCAACTGTCCCCGGTGTAGGGAGCCATGTTTGTTCCGAGGGGTGAAACCTGCGCGTGAACGTAGCCCCGGTCCTGCTCTGGAGCGAGGCCGTACTGGTGATGTCCGTACTCTAGATGTGACCCGTACATGGAGTTCCCCGCCGGTGTTGCAAACTGCAGATCCAAGTTGACGTGTGTCTGATGGTGCAGAGGGAGGTTCGGAGTCTGATGTGGCGCAGAAGTCGCCGCAACTAAGCGCCCGTCCGGTGCGTAACTATCACTTGTTGCGCACGAGTTGGACGACATGTATCCATGGTTTAAATTGTGGTATCCGGCCTTGGCACTGAAGATATTTGCTCCCCGGTTGCACACTGGGTAGTCTAAGTAGGAGTTCATCCTGGACTTTTGGGGCCTATTGTTTGTTCAGAAGTCGATCAAGCCTGAGCGGTCATTAATCGGTGCTCCCTGTGCCCTAACCTTCTAGGTAGTATGTCAAAGCTGTAAAAGTGCCTTCCACCCTCATATCACCTTCCTGACACACCATGTGACCCGCTAAACGCCAATGGCAAAGGACCTACAGCACTCTGTCAAGTCTGCGGGCTCGTCCATCAAACGGCTCGCatttacatgacaaatgctTCAATCAAACTCGCTCATCCATCTGATAAGAACACAAACATCcagacacattttcagtctgCGGCGTTAGAAGCAGCTCCAAATGACAAATTAATGACAATTCTAAAATATGTGTGACAACATAGTgcaacataataataattaatgagAATAACAGTGATTTAGAAATAGTTATGATAACAAAGGCCtccaaaaaatagaaaaatacgGCGCACAACATGCATTATTACTTATCTTGAAGATGCCAAAAGTTATTTTACAGACTGGTAAATTAATTTGATGTCatgtgaatatatttttaaatatttggcCTATAGTCTGTCTAAGCAGTGATATTTTTCTCTTATGTGCAGTGATTTAATTCGTTTTCAGTTTAGCAAAATTTGAGCtcgacaacaaaaaaaataatacgtGAGTTTGTTCAGCAGGTTTCCTCAGCAACACgcagcagcttctcctgaatCAGACAGTTTTGCAGTGAAGTGAGTGATCCATCATGCGCTCTTTTTAAACATAGACAGCTTGTGTGGCCCACTTTGCCCATAAAAGAACAAAGACACGTTTAAGAACCATataggctgttttttttttctttctacgTGCTTGAGAGTTAATGACACTCAGATTATAATATCTTTCCAACACCTATCACGTCCACAGTCATAAGAGCCCTGTAATTAACTAAGTTAATGTGACGTTATAGAGCTAAAGTGCTAATTAagctttaacaaaaaaaaaagaggaagatttgctgtttgttttttttctaacgTTTCAGCTGCTTTACGGTTATCTCGGTGTATTAAGGCTCTCAGAGGAGTGTTTAGTCCTGTTGGAGCTCTGCGTGGGTTGAAATCTCAACAAATGGCGCCTAAATAACAACAGTGaacattgttgttttaaattaaaggtGGATTAAAACACTTATTAATGTGTCTGAAAGTATGTTTAGAGCAACACAATGAATTAAAATTGCAcaagatgaataaatgtttataaatagGATTTGAGACTGATATTTAGGTTAATTAGTccaataaataatcataaaatacaTGCATCAGCAAATAAATTAAAGGGgaagtattattttttttcgTGGTGAGTCGAGGAGTTTCCAGAAATCGACATCTTGTCTGCTACAGATGAGTCAGTTTTGGAGCTTGCATGATTCTGTCCTGAGGAGAGCAGCTCTGAGAGAAATATGACAGATCCAGGTTTTGGTTGgcggtgctgctgctgttgttgtgcgTGTCATACTGCGCGTCAAACTGCGGGCCGTGCGTGAAGCCTGAAGCCGGATATTTGGAGTATTCTGCCGGGTACGCAGACTGGGACTGGTGTTGTTGGGACTTGAGCGGAGGGGAGGCCGGCCGGTAATCCCCGCCCAGATGGACATAACCCAGGCTCGATAGAGTGGGGCTGCCCGGGGCGGAGGGGGAAGACGggggcgaggaggaggaggtgttaGTGGAGATGGTGTTGGGGAGGCCCTGAACCCTCTCGTCCTTCTTCTGCTTCATCCTCCGGTTCTGGAACCAGATCTTAATCTGCCTCTCGTGGAGGTTGAGCAGGTTGGCCATCTCCACCCGCCTCGGCCTGCACAGGTAGCGGCTGAAGTGAAACTCCTTCTCCAGCTCCACCAGTTGCGCGCTCGTGTACGCGGTGCGCGTCCGCTTGGAGGTCGGGGACGCGCTCGGACACTTCTCGTTGACGGTGCAGTCTGTCGAGACAAACagtggagagaagaggaaggtcAGGGGGGTGTCAGCAGCAAACAGGAGCTCCTCACAtgcttttatgtctttcttttcctccttttttatttatagaaaatagacacaaataaacaaatcaacaaaaatgagaagagagaaaaaacaaacagactgagGTATAAGACAGAGGTTAAATGTGGAGTTACGATATTTTAAGAAGGAGTCTGGATATTATCATGTCTAATATCTAGCTTTCTTTAATTGTATGTTCTGACAGTAAATTAAGAAGCTGGTGGATATTTGACTCCTTTAGGttgattttattagttttttaattatatcttgagttttatttatttagaaactTTGAATTGAGTTAAAGATAAAGgctgtttattatattttacacaaattGTAAAGCTCTACTTGTGATttgagataaataaataaactttaagtTTAAATGgagacattcattcattctgttttCTCTACTAAAAACTCTTTTTTATAAACTTACATTTCGACATTAATTTTACTGTCACtttcttctttgtattttcccaaaaatcagttattttattattcctGTTAggccttgttttgttttttaaaaagtgctttagctacaaataaatgttaaaacaaatcaaatgatgTGAGCCCGCATGTTTATCTTTCTCCCTCATCTCTGCCTGTAGCTTAATTAATAGCCACGTGACCTTTTGACCTCGAAAAGGAGGAAACATATAAGCTACATATTAATTTCCTCAATTAACTACGTAAGAGGAGCAATGAATGAAAAGGCCTCATTGAGAGCAATCGCTgccttcccctctcctcctcctcctcctcctcctcctcctcttcctcttcctcctcttcctcctcctccaacccAGCTAATTTCACGTCGTACAGACCTGCCATCCTCCTGCTTCCTGCTTTCTGATTTGCGTGTCTGGACTCTTTCATCCAGGGGAAAATCT is drawn from Thunnus thynnus chromosome 20, fThuThy2.1, whole genome shotgun sequence and contains these coding sequences:
- the LOC137171484 gene encoding homeobox protein Hox-A3-like is translated as MEMQKSGTTHNNNIHHFFSESLHHHHHPHHHHEDVVSGCFGCTHPAAAAAAAAHRVDTLQLPRRSKQQNAKFTMSKKIFPWMKESRHANQKAGSRRMADCTVNEKCPSASPTSKRTRTAYTSAQLVELEKEFHFSRYLCRPRRVEMANLLNLHERQIKIWFQNRRMKQKKDERVQGLPNTISTNTSSSSPPSSPSAPGSPTLSSLGYVHLGGDYRPASPPLKSQQHQSQSAYPAEYSKYPASGFTHGPQFDAQYDTHNNSSSTANQNLDLSYFSQSCSPQDRIMQAPKLTHL
- the hoxb1b gene encoding homeobox protein Hox-B1b, giving the protein MNSYLDYPVCNRGANIFSAKAGYHNLNHGYMSSNSCATSDSYAPDGRLVAATSAPHQTPNLPLHHQTHVNLDLQFATPAGNSMYGSHLEYGHHQYGLAPEQDRGYVHAQVSPLGTNMAPYTGDSCGPGVATGSQYLHFGDQRQQEYSESVYTRLPPQNKEKDLDHVEETSKTFDWMKVKRNPPKTAVLSEFGVPGQHNVIRTNFTTKQLTELEKEFHFNKYLTRARRVEVAASLELNETQVKIWFQNRRMKQKKREKLGCVLLTGPASVEKLSGPETSPKSKGKDCEP